One window of the Lepidochelys kempii isolate rLepKem1 chromosome 23, rLepKem1.hap2, whole genome shotgun sequence genome contains the following:
- the LOC140902226 gene encoding galactoside alpha-(1,2)-fucosyltransferase 2-like isoform X2, protein MTAPDSWVPFRLPLQLSLYLLAIMTLSIFLHLSSRFPTARLRHPSLNATKGSPATPPTTTPATERGMWTVNSIGRLGNQMGEYATLYALAKMNGHQAYILPQMHQQLAPVFRITLPVISNDVVRSIPWRNYGLHDWMSEEYRHIKGKYVRLTGYPCSWTFYHHLRQEILQEFSFHDHVKEEANRYLAGLRGQRRNVTYVGVHVRRGDYVRVMPQIWKGVVADKAYLEKAMGYFRAKYQEPVFVVTSNGMEWCRENINASRGDVYFSGDGKESSPGRDFALLAHCNHTIMTIGTFGIWVGYLVGGETIYLANYTLPDSPFLRVFKPEAAFLPEWIGINADLSPLRSGT, encoded by the coding sequence ATGACggccccggactcctgggtccccttCCGGCTGCCCCTCCAGCTCAGCCTCTACCTGCTGGCCATCATGACCCTCTCCATATTCCTCCACCTGAGCAGCAGGTTCCCCACTGCAAGACTGAGGCATCCTTCCTTGAACGCAACGAAGGGGTCCCCAGCCACGCCCCCCACCACAACCCCTGCCACGGAGCGGGGCATGTGGACCGTGAACTCCATCGGGCGCCTGGGGAACCAGATGGGGGAATACGCCACCCTCTATGCCCTGGCCAAGATGAATGGGCACCAGGCCTACATCCTCCCACAGATGCACCAGCAGCTGGCACCGGTCTTCCGCATCACCCTGCCCGTGATCTCCAACGACGTGGTCCGGAGCATCCCATGGAGGAACTATGGGCTCCACGACTGGATGTCGGAGGAGTACAGGCACATCAAGGGGAAATACGTCCGGCTGACGGGCTACCCCTGCTCCTGGACCTTCTACCACCACCTCCGGCAGGAGATCCTCCAGGAATTCTCCTTCCATGACCACGTCAAGGAGGAGGCCAACCGGTACCTGGCCGGGCTGCGTGGGCAGCGCCGGAACGTGACCTACGTGGGTGTCCACGTCCGGAGGGGGGACTACGTCCGGGTGATGCCACAGATCTGGAAGGGGGTGGTGGCGGACAAGGCCTACCTGGAGAAGGCCATGGGCTACTTCCGGGCCAAGTACCAGGAGCCGGTCTTCGTGGTGACCAGCAATGGGATGGAGTGGTGCCGGGAGAACATCAATGCCTCACGGGGAGATGTGTATTTCTCGGGGGACGGGAAGGAGTCGTCGCCAGGGAGGGATTTCGCTCTCTTGGCTCATTGCAACCACACGATCATGACCATTGGGACCTTCGGCATCTGGGTCGGCTACCTGGTCGGTGGGGAAACCATCTACTTAGCCAACTACACCCTCCCCGACTCCCCCTTCCTCCGGGTCTTCAAGCCTGAGGCTGCCTTCCTCCCCGAGTGGATCGGGATCAACGCTGATCTCTCCCCACTGCGGAGTGGGACATAG
- the LOC140902226 gene encoding galactoside alpha-(1,2)-fucosyltransferase 2-like isoform X1 yields MEGESPGWDPFFLSLLRAMTAPDSWVPFRLPLQLSLYLLAIMTLSIFLHLSSRFPTARLRHPSLNATKGSPATPPTTTPATERGMWTVNSIGRLGNQMGEYATLYALAKMNGHQAYILPQMHQQLAPVFRITLPVISNDVVRSIPWRNYGLHDWMSEEYRHIKGKYVRLTGYPCSWTFYHHLRQEILQEFSFHDHVKEEANRYLAGLRGQRRNVTYVGVHVRRGDYVRVMPQIWKGVVADKAYLEKAMGYFRAKYQEPVFVVTSNGMEWCRENINASRGDVYFSGDGKESSPGRDFALLAHCNHTIMTIGTFGIWVGYLVGGETIYLANYTLPDSPFLRVFKPEAAFLPEWIGINADLSPLRSGT; encoded by the exons ATGGAAGGAGAGAGCCCAG gCTGGGACCCCTTTTTCCTATCACTGCTGAGAGCCATGACggccccggactcctgggtccccttCCGGCTGCCCCTCCAGCTCAGCCTCTACCTGCTGGCCATCATGACCCTCTCCATATTCCTCCACCTGAGCAGCAGGTTCCCCACTGCAAGACTGAGGCATCCTTCCTTGAACGCAACGAAGGGGTCCCCAGCCACGCCCCCCACCACAACCCCTGCCACGGAGCGGGGCATGTGGACCGTGAACTCCATCGGGCGCCTGGGGAACCAGATGGGGGAATACGCCACCCTCTATGCCCTGGCCAAGATGAATGGGCACCAGGCCTACATCCTCCCACAGATGCACCAGCAGCTGGCACCGGTCTTCCGCATCACCCTGCCCGTGATCTCCAACGACGTGGTCCGGAGCATCCCATGGAGGAACTATGGGCTCCACGACTGGATGTCGGAGGAGTACAGGCACATCAAGGGGAAATACGTCCGGCTGACGGGCTACCCCTGCTCCTGGACCTTCTACCACCACCTCCGGCAGGAGATCCTCCAGGAATTCTCCTTCCATGACCACGTCAAGGAGGAGGCCAACCGGTACCTGGCCGGGCTGCGTGGGCAGCGCCGGAACGTGACCTACGTGGGTGTCCACGTCCGGAGGGGGGACTACGTCCGGGTGATGCCACAGATCTGGAAGGGGGTGGTGGCGGACAAGGCCTACCTGGAGAAGGCCATGGGCTACTTCCGGGCCAAGTACCAGGAGCCGGTCTTCGTGGTGACCAGCAATGGGATGGAGTGGTGCCGGGAGAACATCAATGCCTCACGGGGAGATGTGTATTTCTCGGGGGACGGGAAGGAGTCGTCGCCAGGGAGGGATTTCGCTCTCTTGGCTCATTGCAACCACACGATCATGACCATTGGGACCTTCGGCATCTGGGTCGGCTACCTGGTCGGTGGGGAAACCATCTACTTAGCCAACTACACCCTCCCCGACTCCCCCTTCCTCCGGGTCTTCAAGCCTGAGGCTGCCTTCCTCCCCGAGTGGATCGGGATCAACGCTGATCTCTCCCCACTGCGGAGTGGGACATAG